A DNA window from Sphingomonas profundi contains the following coding sequences:
- a CDS encoding alpha/beta hydrolase, translating to MIAPPHSGQPRGWRRAAGGALLVLIAIAGALGALYARSPPGALDTVDRLFTLGTAARVAQGVPFAPAAGDRLDIWAAASGGARRPVVVFFYGGSWVSGRRQDYGFVARAYAGEGFVAVVPDYRKVPGVRFPTFVSDAAAAVAWVHRNIARYGGDPDRILLVGHSAGGYLAMMLALDRRYLAAQGIDPAVVRAAAGLAGPYDFYPFTWQPARDAMGAAPDPRQTQPITFARADAPPLWLATGTADGTIRPRNAYALAARQRALGSRRTVLRTYAGLGHQGIVMALSRPFRGLAPVLAESAAFLRAQSAE from the coding sequence GTGATCGCGCCGCCACACTCCGGGCAGCCGCGCGGCTGGCGGCGGGCGGCGGGCGGCGCGCTGCTGGTGCTGATCGCGATCGCGGGCGCGCTCGGCGCGCTCTACGCCCGATCGCCGCCGGGGGCGCTCGACACCGTCGATCGCCTGTTCACCCTGGGCACGGCCGCACGCGTGGCGCAGGGCGTACCGTTCGCGCCGGCCGCGGGCGACCGGCTCGACATCTGGGCGGCGGCCTCCGGCGGCGCGCGGCGGCCGGTGGTCGTCTTCTTCTACGGCGGCTCGTGGGTGAGCGGGCGGCGGCAGGATTACGGCTTCGTCGCCCGTGCCTATGCCGGCGAAGGCTTCGTCGCCGTGGTGCCCGACTATCGCAAGGTGCCGGGCGTGCGTTTCCCCACCTTCGTCAGCGATGCGGCGGCGGCGGTCGCCTGGGTCCATCGCAACATCGCCCGCTACGGCGGCGATCCCGATCGCATCCTGCTCGTCGGTCACTCGGCGGGGGGCTATCTGGCGATGATGCTGGCGCTGGACCGACGCTATCTGGCGGCGCAGGGGATCGATCCGGCGGTCGTGCGCGCCGCCGCCGGGCTGGCCGGCCCCTATGATTTCTATCCCTTCACCTGGCAACCGGCGCGGGATGCGATGGGCGCCGCGCCCGATCCGCGCCAGACCCAGCCGATCACCTTCGCCCGCGCCGATGCGCCGCCGCTCTGGCTCGCCACCGGCACCGCCGACGGCACGATCCGCCCGCGCAACGCCTACGCGCTTGCCGCACGGCAGCGCGCGCTCGGCAGCCGCCGCACGGTGCTGCGCACCTATGCCGGGCTCGGCCATCAGGGCATCGTCATGGCGCTCTCCCGGCCGTTCCGCGGCCTGGCGCCGGTGCTGGCGGAAAGCGCCGCCTTCCTCCGCGCGCAATCAGCGGAGTAG